In Oryza glaberrima chromosome 8, OglaRS2, whole genome shotgun sequence, the following are encoded in one genomic region:
- the LOC127781642 gene encoding EPIDERMAL PATTERNING FACTOR-like protein 1 gives MRTAATPPLAAAAAAVAAVFLSALLLASASRLPPPRRLLPLVGGEVAVAVVAGEEEKVRLGSSPPSCYSKCYGCSPCVAVQVPTLSAPSVPAAAAAHDAAPLVATFTNYKPLGWKCQCRDRLFDP, from the exons ATGAGGACGGCGGCCacgccgcctctcgccgccgccgccgccgccgtcgcggcagTGTTCCTCTCTGCGTTGctgctcgcctccgcctccaggctccctcctcctcgccgtcttcTTCCCCTG GTTGGtggcgaggtggcggtggcggtggtggctggggaggaggagaaggtgcgGCTGGGGTCGAGCCCGCCGAGCTGCTACAGCAAGTGCTACGGGTGCAGCCCGTGCGTCGCGGTGCAGGTGCCCACCTTGTCCGCCCCgtccgtccccgccgccgccgccgcgcacgacgccgcgccgctcgtGGCGACGTTCACCAACTACAAGCCGCTAGGGTGGAAGTGCCAGTGCCGCGACCGCCTGTTCGACCCCTGA